A part of Onthophagus taurus isolate NC chromosome 7, IU_Otau_3.0, whole genome shotgun sequence genomic DNA contains:
- the LOC111429527 gene encoding oxysterol-binding protein-related protein 9 isoform X3, with amino-acid sequence MERRENLFIVKSFFKNQRGQRTFSIDEQLVSVKTTTGNQGSGPKSEQSLSSDPNVITDNGCLDYDALYEDDMETDVHLESQGSVIKHLLSQVKIGMDLTKVVLPTFILERRSLLEMYADYFAHPDLFVRIADLKEPKERMVQVVRWYLSSYHAGRKSAVAKKPYNPILGEVFYCLWDLPESEHSSDDSTPDGPIPWCKRNQLSFVAEQVSHHPPISAFYAEHYNKKISFDAHIYTKSKFLGLSICVYNIGCGIVSVLDYDEEYIVTFPNGYGRSILTVPWIELGGTVNISCKKTGYHADIEFITKPFYGNKKHRVNAEVYGPEEKKPFLNVNGEWNGVMEAKWSDGECEEFINVNKLSIVKKKVRPINQQLENESRRLWKEVTKGLRVNDIDHATNAKGALEQKQRDEAKYRKENNITWETKLFNKSQEDVWTYINPLKQRLCELST; translated from the exons aTGGAACGAcgtgaaaatttatttattgtaaagtcgttttttaaaaatcaaag AGGTCAACGAACGTTTTCAATCGACGAACAATTAGTTTCTGTAAAAACAACGACGGG AAATCAAGGTTCTGGTCCAAAAAGTGAACAAAGTTTATCATCAGATCCAAACGTAATTACAGATAATGGTTGCCTTGATTATGATG ctttATATGAAGACGATATGGAGACGGATGTTCACTTGGAGAGCCAAGGATCTGTTATAAAACATCTTTTGAGTCAAGTAAAAATTGGTATGGATTTAACCAAAGTTGTTTTGCCCACATTTATTTTGGAAAGGAGGTCTTTATTGGAAATGTATGCAGATTATTTTGCACATCCAGATTTATTTGTTAg aaTTGCAGATTTAAAAGAACCAAAAGAGAGGATGGTTCAAGTTGTAAGATGGTATTTATCTTCTTATCACGCGGGTAGGAAGAGTGCTGTTGCTAAAAAACCTTACAATCCTATTTTGGGTgaagttttttattgtttatggGATTTACCTGAGAGCGAACATTCATCTGATGACTCAACACCAGATGGACCAATTCCATGGTGTAAAAGGAATCAATTATCTTTTGTTGCTGAACAAGTTTCACATCATCCACCAA tttctgCATTTTACGCTGaacattacaataaaaaaatttccttCGACGCACACATTTatacaaaatcgaaatttctTGGATTATCAATATGCGTTTATAACATCGGATGTGGAATCGTTTCCGTTTTGGATTATGACGAAGAGTACATCGTAACCTTTCCCAACGGTTATGGAAGATCGATTTTAACAGTTCCATGGATAGAATTAGGCGGAACAGTAAATATTTCCTGCAAAAAAACCGGCTATCACGCCGATATTGAGTTTATAACGAAACCATTTTATGGTAACAAAAAACACAGAGTCAATGCTGAGGTTTATGGGCCTGAGGagaaaaaaccgtttttaaatgttaatggCGAATGGAATGGTGTTATGGAGGCGAAATGGAGCGATGGGGAATGCgaagaatttattaatgttaataaattaagtattgtaaaaaaaaaagttcgaCCAATTAATCAACAATTGGAAAATGAATCGCGAAGATTGTGGAAGGAGGTTACTAAAGGTTTAAGGGTTAATGACATCGATCATGCCACTAATGCCAAAGGTGCACTTGAACAAAAACAACGAGATGAAGCCAaatatagaaaagaaaataatattacgTGGGAAACAAAg ttatttaataaatctcaGGAAGATGTATGGACATATATAAATCCCTTAAAACAGCGATTGTGTGAATTAAGTACATGA
- the LOC111429527 gene encoding oxysterol-binding protein-related protein 9 isoform X4 encodes MMRLFSNRFSLRRNSRGGQRTFSIDEQLVSVKTTTGNQGSGPKSEQSLSSDPNVITDNGCLDYDALYEDDMETDVHLESQGSVIKHLLSQVKIGMDLTKVVLPTFILERRSLLEMYADYFAHPDLFVRIADLKEPKERMVQVVRWYLSSYHAGRKSAVAKKPYNPILGEVFYCLWDLPESEHSSDDSTPDGPIPWCKRNQLSFVAEQVSHHPPISAFYAEHYNKKISFDAHIYTKSKFLGLSICVYNIGCGIVSVLDYDEEYIVTFPNGYGRSILTVPWIELGGTVNISCKKTGYHADIEFITKPFYGNKKHRVNAEVYGPEEKKPFLNVNGEWNGVMEAKWSDGECEEFINVNKLSIVKKKVRPINQQLENESRRLWKEVTKGLRVNDIDHATNAKGALEQKQRDEAKYRKENNITWETKLFNKSQEDVWTYINPLKQRLCELST; translated from the exons ATGATGCGATTGTTTTCTAATCGGTTTAGTTTACGTAGAAATAGTCGGgg AGGTCAACGAACGTTTTCAATCGACGAACAATTAGTTTCTGTAAAAACAACGACGGG AAATCAAGGTTCTGGTCCAAAAAGTGAACAAAGTTTATCATCAGATCCAAACGTAATTACAGATAATGGTTGCCTTGATTATGATG ctttATATGAAGACGATATGGAGACGGATGTTCACTTGGAGAGCCAAGGATCTGTTATAAAACATCTTTTGAGTCAAGTAAAAATTGGTATGGATTTAACCAAAGTTGTTTTGCCCACATTTATTTTGGAAAGGAGGTCTTTATTGGAAATGTATGCAGATTATTTTGCACATCCAGATTTATTTGTTAg aaTTGCAGATTTAAAAGAACCAAAAGAGAGGATGGTTCAAGTTGTAAGATGGTATTTATCTTCTTATCACGCGGGTAGGAAGAGTGCTGTTGCTAAAAAACCTTACAATCCTATTTTGGGTgaagttttttattgtttatggGATTTACCTGAGAGCGAACATTCATCTGATGACTCAACACCAGATGGACCAATTCCATGGTGTAAAAGGAATCAATTATCTTTTGTTGCTGAACAAGTTTCACATCATCCACCAA tttctgCATTTTACGCTGaacattacaataaaaaaatttccttCGACGCACACATTTatacaaaatcgaaatttctTGGATTATCAATATGCGTTTATAACATCGGATGTGGAATCGTTTCCGTTTTGGATTATGACGAAGAGTACATCGTAACCTTTCCCAACGGTTATGGAAGATCGATTTTAACAGTTCCATGGATAGAATTAGGCGGAACAGTAAATATTTCCTGCAAAAAAACCGGCTATCACGCCGATATTGAGTTTATAACGAAACCATTTTATGGTAACAAAAAACACAGAGTCAATGCTGAGGTTTATGGGCCTGAGGagaaaaaaccgtttttaaatgttaatggCGAATGGAATGGTGTTATGGAGGCGAAATGGAGCGATGGGGAATGCgaagaatttattaatgttaataaattaagtattgtaaaaaaaaaagttcgaCCAATTAATCAACAATTGGAAAATGAATCGCGAAGATTGTGGAAGGAGGTTACTAAAGGTTTAAGGGTTAATGACATCGATCATGCCACTAATGCCAAAGGTGCACTTGAACAAAAACAACGAGATGAAGCCAaatatagaaaagaaaataatattacgTGGGAAACAAAg ttatttaataaatctcaGGAAGATGTATGGACATATATAAATCCCTTAAAACAGCGATTGTGTGAATTAAGTACATGA
- the LOC111429547 gene encoding uncharacterized protein, with protein MAQHFSNQDKEARLAFCQEFLDLHQGAIHNLLMSDEANFYLNGMVNKQNFRYWSNENPREVFTQNLHNPKVIVWCGVGSFGIIGPHFFEDENNRAVTVTSEHNVNMLETFLIPELNRRGLLNNPLLFQQDGATAHTARNSMRVLREMFNGRLISRFGDLPWPSRSPDFTAPDFFLWGYLKAKVFASRPGTIEELKVKIREEVEGIDEGLLRRVMNHFLSNIEKCVEVGGGQLEDVIFKS; from the coding sequence ATGGCACAGCACTTTAGCAATCAAGATAAAGAAGCAAGGTTAGCATTTTGTCAAGAATTTTTGGATTTACATCAAGGAGCAATTCACAATCTCCTAATGAGCGACgaagcaaatttttatttgaacgGCATGGTTAATAAACAGAATTTTAGATACTGGTCAAATGAAAATCCTCGTGAAGTCTTTACACAGAACCTCCATAATCCAAAAGTTATTGTGTGGTGTGGAGTAGGATCTTTTGGTATTATAGGTCCACATTTTTTTGAGGATGAAAATAACCGCGCTGTAACAGTAACATCCGAGCACAACGTAAACATGCTAGAGACATTCCTCATTCCAGAATTAAATAGACGAGGATTACTAAACAATCCCTTActattccaacaagatggggCAACAGCTCATACCGCCAGAAACTCAATGAGGGTTCTGCGAGAAATGTTTAATGGTCGACTCATTTCTCGATTCGGAGATTTGCCTTGGCCTTCGAGGTCCCCCGACTTTACGGCACCCGATTTTTTCCTATGGGGATATTTAAAAGCCAAAGTGTTTGCGAGTCGTCCAGGTACAATCGAGGAACTCAAAGTCAAAATTCGTGAAGAAGTTGAAGGAATAGACGAAGGTTTGCTACGCCGTGTAATGAACCACTTTTTAtctaatattgaaaaatgtgtTGAAGTTGGTGGAGGTCAATTAGAAGAcgtgatttttaaaagttag